The following coding sequences lie in one Apium graveolens cultivar Ventura chromosome 3, ASM990537v1, whole genome shotgun sequence genomic window:
- the LOC141712150 gene encoding uncharacterized protein LOC141712150, whose protein sequence is MMNRCVYIDNNNNKSFGASGDYLMMARNGSNGVVCPQPRRVSLFNLSSYQVGSCDSRAGSELLDLFLNKGSYGVEKSNNQAAFSPPFFMGSPPSRASNPVVQDAHFGIDKPISFSTASEASPSSQRNNAGCSRVKFGQKPAAVRIEGFNCRGNNCGISAVA, encoded by the exons atgatgaacagatgtgtatATATtgataacaacaacaacaaaagcTTTGGTGCTTCTGGGGATTATTTGATGATGGCGAGAAATGGTTCTAATGGTGTTGTTTGTCCTCAGCCTAGGCGTGTTAGCCTCTTTAATTTGTCGAG TTATCAAGTGGGAAGTTGTGATTCTAGAGCTGGGTCTGAGCTTCTGGACTTGTTTCTCAACAAG GGAAGTTATGGCGTTGAGAAGTCCAATAATCAAGCGGCTTTCTCGCCTCCATTTTTTATGGGATCTCCACCAAGTAGAGCATCAAACCCGGTTGTCCAAGATGCTCACTTTGGGATTGATAAGCCCATATCATTTTCTACGGCTTCTGAAGCATCACCATCATCTCAGCGCAATAATGCGGGATGTTCTCGAGTCAAATTTGGGCAAAAGCCAGCTGCAGTTAGGATTGAAGGTTTTAACTGTCGCGGAAACAACTGTGGCATTTCTGCTGTAGCATAG
- the LOC141712149 gene encoding NADH dehydrogenase [ubiquinone] 1 beta subcomplex subunit 10-B-like → MGRKKSVEFDESPPDFDPENPYKDPVAMLEMREHIVREKWIDIETSKIIREKLRWCYRVEGVNHLQKCKHLVQQYMDSTRGIGWGKDGRHPDQHGPKVAAE, encoded by the exons ATGGGTCGAAAGAAGAGCGTAGAGTTCGATGAATCTCCACCAGATTTCGACCCAGAGAACCCATACAAAGACCCAGTTGCAATGTTGGAGATGCGAGAACACATAGTGAGAGAGAAATGGATAGATATAGAAACATCCAAGATCATTCGTGAGAAGCTTCGTTGGTGTTATCGAGTTGAAGGGGTTAATCATCTTCAGAAATGTAAGCATCTTGTTCAACAGTACATGGATTCTACTCGTGGGATTGGTTGGGGTAAAGATGGTCGTCATCCTGATCAACATG GTCCTAAGGTTGCGGCGGAGTGA